A single region of the Amia ocellicauda isolate fAmiCal2 chromosome 8, fAmiCal2.hap1, whole genome shotgun sequence genome encodes:
- the musk gene encoding muscle, skeletal receptor tyrosine-protein kinase encodes MKLVEHIPLLQILFLAHVSFNTGLQKAPRITTLLENLDVLLEQNATFICEVDSYPPAGITWTRNHETIKGSPYLTRENGQMLIIPNVKDSDSGEYCCIASNGVGDAAKSCGALQLKMKPQIKRHPINVTMVTGSKAVLPCVTLGNPKPDISWIKDEDLVKVSDRISIMDYGALKIQDIQKPDAGQYRCVAKNSFGVAFSKPVTIEVQAPARILKVPKEKRVPFGTEITLECNATGNPIPTITWLENGDTISGASVEETLVGEVIKSTLRVVVNKPGLYTCLATNRHIGGANTVKATAKITVSEWRLYKGSAGYCSTYRGLVCKGSLRKDALVFFNYSFADPEDSQEFLAQSAWAELDLVSPFCRPAAESLLCHYIFQDCNPSGLGPAPKPVCREHCLAVKDLYCYKEWLSMEDNSRKDIYSSGLKLTLPDCLHLPRQRTDPTVCTTVPFIDVKKDQVTTKCYKNRGRFYQGTINVTFSGTPCQKWSQMVPHFHRLSPDVIPELKNSENYCRNPGGESEKPWCYTTDQSLRWDYCNVPKCGEGSRPVSTLPKHFTPNLPQSVSPTYSMTVIILVISGFAAAAFLIILALMCRRRKKLWRSRKRAMETPTLTTLPSELLLDRLHPNPMYQRLPLLLNSKLLSLEYPRNNIEYVRDIGEGAFGRVFQARAPGLLSLEPFTMVAVKMLKEEASPDMQADFQREAALMAEFDHPNIVKLLGVCAVGKPMCLLFEYMAHGDLNEYLRRRWPSQQRSLSHTSLSTRSFSSDSESGSLSSLDQLSISKQVAAGMAYLSERKFVHRDLATRNCLVGENMVVKIADFGLSRNIYSADYYKANENDAIPIRWMPPESIFYNRYTTESDVWAYGVVLWEIFSNGMQPYYGMAHEEVIYYVRDGNILCCPENCPLELYNLMRLCWSNHPTDRPSFASIHRILERMHEQMLQASLP; translated from the exons CACCTCGTATCACTACCCTTCTTGAAAATCTGGATGTGCTGTTGGAGCAGAATGCCACTTTTATATGTGAAGTGGATTCATACCCTCCTGCTGGCATTACTTGGACTCGCAATCATGAAACAATTAA AGGTTCCCCTTACCTCACCAGAGAAAATGGCCAAATGTTGATCATTCCAAATGTGAAGGACTCGGATAGTGGAGAGTACTGCTGCATTGCTAGTAATGGAGTAGGAGATGCTGCAAAAAGCTGTGGGGCCCTACAGCTGAAGATGA AACCCCAGATCAAGCGACATCCAATAAATGTCACCATGGTTACGGGCTCAAAGGCTGTGCTTCCGTGTGTCACCCTGGGCAACCCCAAACCTGATATCTCATGGATCAAAGATGAAGATCTAGTAAAG GTCAGTGATCGCATATCCATTATGGATTATGGTGCTTTAAAGATTCAGGATATTCAAAAGCCGGATGCAGGGCAATACCGCTGTGTAGCAAAGAACAGCTTTGGGGTCGCGTTTTCCAAACCTGTAACCATTGAAGTGCAAG CTCCAGCCAGGATATTAAAAGTTCCCAAAGAGAAAAGAGTTCCGTTTGGTACAGAAATAACACTGGAGTGTAATGCGACTGGTAATCCAATTCCTACAATAACGTGGCTGGAAAACGGAGATACT atTTCAGGTGCCTCCGTGGAGGAGACATTAGTGGGAGAGGTTATAAAATCTACACTACGGGTGGTTGTCAACAAGCCTGGTCTATACACATGTCTGGCCACAAATAGACACATTGGAGGTGCCAACACAGTAAAAGCCACTGCAAAGATCACTGTCTCAG AATGGAG GTTGTACAAAGGTAGTGCAGGATACTGCAGCACATATCGAGGACTTGTGTGTAAAGGATCACTGCGGAAAGATGCTCTGGTGTTCTTCAACTACTCGTTCGCAGACCCAGAGGACTCTCAGGAATTCCTGGCTCAGAGCGCCTGGGCTGAGTTAGACCTCGTCAGTCCATTTTGTCGCCCTGCTGCTGAGTCCCTGCTATGCCATTACATATTCCAGGACTGCAATCCCTCTGGGTTAGGACCAGCCCCCAAACCAGTCTGCAG AGAACACTGCCTAGCTGTGAAAGACTTATACTGCTACAAAGAATGGCTTTCCATGGAGGACAACTCCCGCAAAGACATCTATTCTTCAGGCCTGAAACTCACCTTACCTGACTGCCTTCACCTCCCAAGACAACGGACTGACCCAACAGTCTGCACTACAGTGCCTTTCATTG ATGTTAAGAAAGACCAAGTCACAA caaaatgttacaaaaatcGAGGCCGTTTTTACCAAGGAACTATTAATGTCACATTCTCTGGCACTCCTTGTCAAAAATGGAGTCAGATG GTTCCTCACTTCCACAGATTGTCCCCTGATGTCATCCCAGAACTGAAGAACTCTGAGAACTACTGTCGTAACCCAGGGGGAGAGAGTGAAAAGCCCTGGTGCTACACAACTGATCAGAGTCTCCGATGGGATTACTGCAATGTCCCAAAATGTGGAGAAG GTTCACGGCCAGTGTCTACACTCCCTAAGCACTTCACTCCAAACCTGCCTCAGTCGGTATCCCCTACCTATTCCATGACAGTCATCATCTTAGTGATATCTGGATTTGCTGCTGCAGCTTTCCTCATCATTCTAGCTCTGATGTgtcgaagaagaaaaaaactgtgGAGGAGCAGAAAGAG GGCCATGGAAACGCCAACACTGACCACTCTTCCTTCCGAGCTGTTGTTAGATCGCCTCCATCCTAATCCAATGTACCAGCGCTTACCTCTTCTTCTCAACTCTAAGCTCCTTAGTTTGGAGTATCCTAGAAATAACATTGAGTATGTGAGGGACATTGGTGAAGGCGCCTTTGGAAGGGTTTTTCAAGCCAG GGCACCTGGGTTACTTTCGCTGGAACCTTTTACAATGGTAGCAGTGAAGATGCTGAAAGAAGAGGCCTCACCAGACATGCAGGCAGACTTCCAAAGAGAAGCAGCCCTGATGGCTGAGTTTGATCACCCCAACATTGTCAAGCTCCTAG GAGTGTGTGCCGTGGGGAAGCCCATGTGCCTGCTGTTTGAGTACATGGCACACGGGGATCTGAATGAGTATTTGCGCCGACGTTGGCCGAGCCAGCAGCGCAGCTTGAGCCACACCAGCCTGTCTACGAGGAGCTTCTCGTCCGACTCGGAGTCAGGCTCCCTCAGCTCATTGGACCAGCTCTCCATCTCCAAACAAGTGGCGGCCGGCATGGCATACCTCTCTGAGCGCAAGTTTGTGCACAGGGACCTGGCCACAAGGAACTGTTTGGTTGGGGAAAACATGGTAGTGAAGATCGCAGACTTTGGGCTGTCCAGAAACATCTATTCCGCAGATTATTATAAAGCCAATGAGAACGATGCCATCCCAATCAGGTGGATGCCTCCCGAATCCATCTTCTACAACCGCTACACCACTGAGTCAGATGTCTGGGCCTATGGAGTGGTGCTGTGGGAAATATTTTCCAATGGCATGCAGCCTTACTATGGCATGGCCCATGAAGAGGTCATCTACTACGtcagggatggcaatatccttTGCTGTCCTGAAAACTGCCCCCTGGAGTTATACAATCTGATGCGTCTCTGTTGGAGCAACCATCCCACTGACCGACCTAGCTTTGCCAGCATCCATCGCATCCTGGAGCGCATGCACGAGCAGATGCTGCAAGCCAGTTTACCCTAA